A region of Denticeps clupeoides chromosome 19, fDenClu1.1, whole genome shotgun sequence DNA encodes the following proteins:
- the LOC114769763 gene encoding galaxin, translating to MNLYVVFTFIIMLCDSTYPVSSKSCNDGPDPVLKCCGGVVINTTTHLCCGRHGHKVKSEKMHNGACCGNTSYDRIQECCCSSGDRLEVKPRELDSDCCKQDVLTVQDSTYPVSSKSCNDGPDPVLKCCGGVVINTTTHLCCGRHGHKVKSEKMHNGACCGNTSYDRIHECCCSSGDRLEVKPRELDSDCCKQDALTVQGFHLKNLTAKICHKNVVLGTVANVSQSQGQCSAEIKSVLLIQGWTIIPKPNFHQPLGNCSLHLMKQNQTYLWAMSNGHLLLISDLSSMPSPVYSVLFLCRDVFAKFYDTQQVLRPATIDPN from the exons ATGAACCTGTATGTGGTATTCACCTTCATTATCATGCTCTGTG ACTCTACATATCCAGTATCTAGCAAGAGCTGCAACGATGGCCCTGACCCTGTTCTCAAGTGCTGTGGTGGTG TGGTCATTAACACAACTACTCATCTATGCTGTGGAAGGCACGGGCATAAAGTGAAATCGGAAAAGATGCACAATGGTGCTTGTTGTGGAAACACCTCCTATGATCGAATCCAGGAATGTTGCTGCAGCTCTGGAGACCGTCTGGAAGTCAAACCCCGGGAACTGGACAGCGATTGCTGCAAGCAGGATGTCCTGACGGTTCAAG ACTCTACATATCCAGTATCTAGCAAGAGCTGCAACGATGGCCCTGACCCTGTTCTCAAGTGCTGTGGTGGTG TGGTCATTAACACTACTACTCATCTATGCTGTGGAAGGCACGGGCATAAAGTGAAATCGGAAAAGATGCACAATGGTGCTTGTTGTGGAAACACCTCCTATGATCGAATCCACGAATGTTGCTGCAGCTCTGGAGACCGTCTGGAAGTCAAACCCCGGGAACTGGACAGCGATTGCTGCAAGCAGGATGCCCTGACGGTTCAAG gtTTCCATTTGAAGAACTTGACTGCTAAAATATGCCACAAAAACG tggtCCTGGGAACAGTGGCTAATGTGTCTCAGAGTCAGGGCCAGTGCTCTGCGGAAATCAAGAGTGTCCTGCTGATTCAAGGATGGACCATCATACCCAAGCCTAACTTTCACCAGCCTCTGGGCAACTGCAGCCTCCATCTGATGAAGCAGAACCAGACCTACCTCTGGGCCATGTCTAACGGTCATCTCCTGCTTATATCTGATCTCAGCAGCATGCCCTCACCAGTTTACTCGGTGCTGTTTCTTTGCCGGGACGTGTTTGCCAAATTTTATGACACTCAGCAAGTTCTTCGCCCAGCCACTATTGATCCAAATTAA
- the tbrg1 gene encoding transforming growth factor beta regulator 1 isoform X1: MDHLNALRNFESEMEPDGQSSYSLFPALDNMASLSGTSETLESETPSEVAEKPNLTWLDAAQIVLEEAGRPMHIKEIKQRIIDRGLVQSNAKSSLEAVMYRETQKGSRRFKRIENRNGVFALLTDDERRLSLQTGLNSSKTNSSSSGLPESRCKVRKNVRKNQNEKYRHKYLRLRKAARTMIFENAALCDEIAHLEEKFVRAKEERRFLLKSLLQYQSLSEGELLSTPTTNTHNPAVFNPSSAGTPSVTGGHSQAPGTSATEDNLPKKPKKERKERGKENGKEEVPRKMSKKRRVAEGGARKLVQPIPLDSSGRPVFPIVLGGLTVYSLGEIITDRARFHDEAAIYPVGFCSTRVFASMKNPNQQCLYTCQIKDGGDGPQFEIVPEDDPQNAIIGSSAMACHTNLLTAIAAMSGKPQSLIIPSGADFFGFFHPTIQNLIQSCPGARKCSNYRWVRFEVCRQPDAMVSHTLSEDDASVNFEAFQRQLGFKEAMSSDQVSGRPPLPPANSAHQHHLSSAVQLATTSNSHLSM; this comes from the exons ATGGATCATCTGAACGCTCTGCGCAACTTCGAATCGGAGATGGAGCCAGACGGACAGAGCAGCTATTCCTTATTCCCGGCCCTGGACAACATGGCAAGCTTGTCTGGGACCTCCGAGACTCTGGAAAG TGAAACTCCCAGTGAGGTTGCAGAGAAACCCAACCTCACCTGGCTGGATGCAGCTCAG aTTGTACTCGAAGAAGCTGGGAGGCCAATGCACATCAAGGAGATTAAACAGAGGATCATAGACCGGGGATTAGTGCAGTCAAA tgcaAAGTCAAGCCTTGAAGCTGTAATGTATCGTGAG ACTCAGAAAGGGAGCAGGCGCTTCAAGAGGATTGAGAACAGAAATGGAGTCTTTGCCCTATTG ACAGATGATGAAAGACGGCTATCTCTGCAGACTGGATTAAACTCCTCTAAAACCAACTCCTCATCATCTGGACTACCTGAGTCACGGTGCAAAGTCAGGAAAAATGTCCGCAAGAACCAGAATGAGAAGTACAGACACAAGTACCTGCGCCTACGCAAGGCAGCGCGAACCATGAtcttt GAGAATGCAGCCCTTTGTGATGAAATAGCCCACCTCGAGGAAAAGTTTGTCCGAGCCAAAGAGGAGAGAAG GTTCTTGCTGAAGTCGCTTCTGCAGTATCAGTCTTTATCAGAAGGGGAGCTGCTCAGCACCCCTACAACCAATACCCACAACCCTGCAGTCTTTAATCCAAGTTCTGCTGGCACCCCCTCTGTCACTGGCGGCCACAGCCAGGCACCCGGGACTTCAGCCACTGAAGACAACCTGCCGAAGAAACCCAAGAAAGAGCGGAAAGAGCGTGGGAAAGAGAATGGAAAAGAAGAAG TTCCCAGAAAAATGTCTAAGAAAAGGAGGGTTGCGGAGGGGGGAGCACGGAAACTGGTTCAGCCCATACCTCTGGATTCTTCTGGCCGTCCCGTCTTCCCCATTGTGTTGGGAGGTCTGACAGTCTACAGCTTAGGCGAG ATCATCACGGACCGAGCACGCTTCCATGATGAGGCCGCTATATACCCAGTGGGCTTCTGCAGCACACGAGTGTTTGCTAGTATGAAGAATCCTAATCAACAGTGCCTATACACATGCCAGATCAAAGATGGGGGTGATGGTCctcag tttGAGATTGTTCCGGAAGACGATCCCCAGAATGCCATTATAGGTTCCTCTGCCATGGCCTGCCACACAAACCTTCTGACAGCAATTGCAGCTATGAG TGGTAAACCACAGTCCCTCATTATACCCTCAGGAGCAGATTTTTTTGGATTCTTTCACCCCACTATACAAAACCTGATCCAGAGTTGTCCTGGGGCTCGAAAGTGCAGCAA CTATCGCTGGGTGCGATTTGAGGTGTGCCGTCAACCTGATGCAATGGTGTCCCACACTCTGTCAGAAGATGATGCATCAGTGAACTTTGAAGCCTTTCAGCGGCAGCTGGGTTTTAAAGAGGCCATGTCTTCAGACCAAGTTTCAG GCCGCCCCCCACTTCCTCCAGCCAATTCAGCCCACCAACACCACCTCAGTTCAGCTGTTCAGTTGGCAACAACTTCAAACTCTCACCTCAGCATGTAG
- the tbrg1 gene encoding transforming growth factor beta regulator 1 isoform X2 produces the protein MDHLNALRNFESEMEPDGQSSYSLFPALDNMASLSGTSETLESETPSEVAEKPNLTWLDAAQIVLEEAGRPMHIKEIKQRIIDRGLVQSNAKSSLEAVMYRETDDERRLSLQTGLNSSKTNSSSSGLPESRCKVRKNVRKNQNEKYRHKYLRLRKAARTMIFENAALCDEIAHLEEKFVRAKEERRFLLKSLLQYQSLSEGELLSTPTTNTHNPAVFNPSSAGTPSVTGGHSQAPGTSATEDNLPKKPKKERKERGKENGKEEVPRKMSKKRRVAEGGARKLVQPIPLDSSGRPVFPIVLGGLTVYSLGEIITDRARFHDEAAIYPVGFCSTRVFASMKNPNQQCLYTCQIKDGGDGPQFEIVPEDDPQNAIIGSSAMACHTNLLTAIAAMSGKPQSLIIPSGADFFGFFHPTIQNLIQSCPGARKCSNYRWVRFEVCRQPDAMVSHTLSEDDASVNFEAFQRQLGFKEAMSSDQVSGRPPLPPANSAHQHHLSSAVQLATTSNSHLSM, from the exons ATGGATCATCTGAACGCTCTGCGCAACTTCGAATCGGAGATGGAGCCAGACGGACAGAGCAGCTATTCCTTATTCCCGGCCCTGGACAACATGGCAAGCTTGTCTGGGACCTCCGAGACTCTGGAAAG TGAAACTCCCAGTGAGGTTGCAGAGAAACCCAACCTCACCTGGCTGGATGCAGCTCAG aTTGTACTCGAAGAAGCTGGGAGGCCAATGCACATCAAGGAGATTAAACAGAGGATCATAGACCGGGGATTAGTGCAGTCAAA tgcaAAGTCAAGCCTTGAAGCTGTAATGTATCGTGAG ACAGATGATGAAAGACGGCTATCTCTGCAGACTGGATTAAACTCCTCTAAAACCAACTCCTCATCATCTGGACTACCTGAGTCACGGTGCAAAGTCAGGAAAAATGTCCGCAAGAACCAGAATGAGAAGTACAGACACAAGTACCTGCGCCTACGCAAGGCAGCGCGAACCATGAtcttt GAGAATGCAGCCCTTTGTGATGAAATAGCCCACCTCGAGGAAAAGTTTGTCCGAGCCAAAGAGGAGAGAAG GTTCTTGCTGAAGTCGCTTCTGCAGTATCAGTCTTTATCAGAAGGGGAGCTGCTCAGCACCCCTACAACCAATACCCACAACCCTGCAGTCTTTAATCCAAGTTCTGCTGGCACCCCCTCTGTCACTGGCGGCCACAGCCAGGCACCCGGGACTTCAGCCACTGAAGACAACCTGCCGAAGAAACCCAAGAAAGAGCGGAAAGAGCGTGGGAAAGAGAATGGAAAAGAAGAAG TTCCCAGAAAAATGTCTAAGAAAAGGAGGGTTGCGGAGGGGGGAGCACGGAAACTGGTTCAGCCCATACCTCTGGATTCTTCTGGCCGTCCCGTCTTCCCCATTGTGTTGGGAGGTCTGACAGTCTACAGCTTAGGCGAG ATCATCACGGACCGAGCACGCTTCCATGATGAGGCCGCTATATACCCAGTGGGCTTCTGCAGCACACGAGTGTTTGCTAGTATGAAGAATCCTAATCAACAGTGCCTATACACATGCCAGATCAAAGATGGGGGTGATGGTCctcag tttGAGATTGTTCCGGAAGACGATCCCCAGAATGCCATTATAGGTTCCTCTGCCATGGCCTGCCACACAAACCTTCTGACAGCAATTGCAGCTATGAG TGGTAAACCACAGTCCCTCATTATACCCTCAGGAGCAGATTTTTTTGGATTCTTTCACCCCACTATACAAAACCTGATCCAGAGTTGTCCTGGGGCTCGAAAGTGCAGCAA CTATCGCTGGGTGCGATTTGAGGTGTGCCGTCAACCTGATGCAATGGTGTCCCACACTCTGTCAGAAGATGATGCATCAGTGAACTTTGAAGCCTTTCAGCGGCAGCTGGGTTTTAAAGAGGCCATGTCTTCAGACCAAGTTTCAG GCCGCCCCCCACTTCCTCCAGCCAATTCAGCCCACCAACACCACCTCAGTTCAGCTGTTCAGTTGGCAACAACTTCAAACTCTCACCTCAGCATGTAG